From Lujinxingia vulgaris, a single genomic window includes:
- the maiA gene encoding maleylacetoacetate isomerase, protein MILHGYWRSSSSWRVRIGFALKELDYEYRAVHLVEGGGKQHSAQYRAKNPMRQVPMLEWEENGEEIYLTQSLAILEFLDELRPSPAILPANRVHRAWAREMAEIINAGTQPLQNLAVIQKIKAETDLDAKAWCRDWIERGLTAYELLAERRAGAYSVGDEVSLADICLIPQLYNARRFDVDLEAFPTILAIEERCNALEAFQVSHPDQQPDAQ, encoded by the coding sequence ATGATTCTTCACGGATACTGGCGAAGTTCCTCAAGCTGGCGGGTGCGTATCGGCTTTGCGCTCAAAGAGCTCGACTACGAATACCGCGCCGTGCACCTGGTCGAAGGCGGCGGAAAGCAGCACAGCGCCCAGTACCGCGCCAAAAACCCCATGCGCCAGGTGCCGATGCTGGAGTGGGAGGAGAATGGCGAGGAGATCTACCTCACCCAGTCCCTGGCCATCCTGGAGTTTCTCGATGAGCTGCGGCCCTCGCCGGCCATCCTGCCCGCAAACCGCGTGCACCGGGCCTGGGCCCGCGAGATGGCCGAGATCATCAACGCCGGCACCCAGCCCCTGCAGAATCTGGCGGTGATTCAGAAGATCAAAGCCGAGACCGATCTCGACGCAAAAGCCTGGTGCCGCGACTGGATCGAGCGCGGCCTGACCGCCTACGAGCTGCTCGCGGAGCGCCGCGCCGGCGCCTACTCGGTGGGTGATGAGGTCAGCCTGGCCGATATTTGTCTGATCCCCCAGCTCTACAACGCGCGGCGTTTTGATGTGGATCTGGAGGCTTTTCCGACCATCCTGGCTATTGAGGAGCGCTGCAACGCGCTGGAGGCCTTTCAGGTCTCGCACCCCGATCAGCAGCCCGACGCGCAATGA
- a CDS encoding PSP1 domain-containing protein — translation MTTTLFKPAKKQARPFGGKKKLYNVVLVRFRISQTRHEADARELQLREGDHVIVDTERGPTLAEICGVVSRKVLPADSLPRVLRKATEADIAQADKHAGFEEQAYRFAIGRIRSRKLQMKLIRAQYMHDGSKLVFYFSADGRIDFRDLVKDLAHKFRTRIEMHQIGVRDGARMLGGIGPCGRELCCSTFLDNFEPVSIRMAKDQGLTLNPKKVSGMCGRLMCCLVYEQQLYRRMRTKLPRAGKMVRTELGEAKILEVDVINRRVMVSFADNNRKMLPVTEIELIDPNVIDRGVDGAQEDESARGGGRKRRGSSSRRRSKSSRSSRRSRGSKSSRSGSKSSRSGRNRRRNSQRSEQKPSEESAATASANASQSNESGKGNDSGRSKKRRSGRRRSGRSRSQRSKGSRSESPSREQRAQDGGNARANNASGKDASGKDATKAGGNPGAEKATGERSSSKRRSSRRRGRNKKGGDKPPRTEGATESPKPKGD, via the coding sequence ATGACCACAACGCTTTTTAAGCCTGCCAAAAAGCAGGCGCGCCCCTTCGGCGGAAAGAAGAAACTCTACAACGTGGTGCTGGTGCGATTTCGCATCAGCCAGACCCGCCATGAGGCCGACGCCCGCGAGCTGCAACTTCGCGAAGGCGACCACGTCATCGTCGACACCGAACGCGGCCCCACCCTGGCCGAGATCTGCGGGGTGGTCTCGCGCAAGGTGCTGCCCGCCGACAGTCTCCCCAGGGTGCTGCGCAAGGCCACTGAGGCCGACATCGCCCAGGCCGACAAACACGCCGGCTTTGAGGAGCAGGCCTACCGCTTTGCCATCGGGCGCATTCGCTCGCGCAAGCTGCAGATGAAGCTGATCCGCGCGCAGTACATGCACGACGGCTCCAAGCTGGTCTTCTACTTCAGCGCCGATGGCCGCATCGACTTTCGGGATCTGGTCAAAGATCTGGCCCATAAGTTTCGCACGCGCATCGAGATGCACCAGATTGGCGTGCGCGACGGCGCGCGCATGCTCGGCGGCATCGGGCCCTGCGGGCGCGAGCTCTGCTGCAGCACCTTTCTGGATAACTTCGAGCCGGTCTCGATTCGCATGGCCAAAGATCAGGGGCTGACGCTCAACCCCAAAAAGGTCTCGGGGATGTGCGGGCGACTGATGTGCTGCCTGGTCTACGAGCAGCAGCTCTACCGGCGCATGCGCACCAAACTTCCGCGCGCGGGCAAGATGGTTCGCACCGAGCTCGGGGAGGCGAAGATCCTGGAGGTCGACGTCATCAACCGGCGCGTGATGGTGAGCTTTGCCGACAACAACCGCAAGATGTTGCCGGTCACCGAGATCGAGCTCATCGATCCCAACGTCATCGACCGTGGGGTCGACGGAGCTCAGGAGGACGAGTCAGCGCGTGGGGGCGGTCGCAAGCGCCGGGGCTCCAGCAGCCGGCGTCGCTCGAAGTCGTCGCGCTCCAGCCGACGCTCGCGCGGCTCGAAGTCGTCGCGTTCGGGCTCCAAATCTTCGCGCTCCGGCCGCAATCGGCGCCGAAACTCGCAACGCTCCGAGCAGAAACCTTCGGAAGAGAGCGCCGCGACCGCCTCCGCCAACGCGTCGCAGAGCAACGAGAGCGGCAAGGGCAACGACTCGGGCCGCTCCAAGAAGCGGCGCTCCGGCCGCCGGCGCTCCGGCCGCTCCCGCTCGCAACGCTCGAAAGGCTCCCGCTCCGAGAGCCCCTCGCGTGAGCAACGCGCCCAGGACGGTGGCAACGCCCGGGCCAACAACGCCTCCGGCAAAGACGCCTCCGGCAAAGACGCCACCAAAGCCGGCGGCAATCCCGGCGCCGAGAAGGCCACTGGCGAGCGCTCCTCGAGCAAGCGCCGCTCCAGCCGTCGGCGCGGTCGCAACAAAAAGGGCGGCGATAAGCCCCCCCGCACCGAAGGTGCCACCGAGTCGCCCAAGCCCAAAGGCGACTGA
- a CDS encoding GNAT family N-acetyltransferase has translation MQKYALNAQIKTFEELSKMELYEVMVLRNEVFVVGQKITAEPEVDGLDVECAHVLLRADGRLVGTARVFHKASPMVVGRVAVHPECQRQGLGTQVMEAVQRYLGERPAELHAQAHLERWYTTLGWERFGEPFVEAEIPHVMMRWPSGRSR, from the coding sequence GTGCAGAAGTACGCGCTGAACGCGCAGATCAAAACCTTCGAGGAGCTCTCCAAGATGGAGCTCTACGAGGTGATGGTGCTGCGCAACGAGGTTTTTGTGGTGGGCCAGAAGATCACCGCCGAGCCCGAGGTCGACGGCCTGGATGTCGAGTGCGCCCATGTGCTTTTGCGCGCCGACGGGCGGCTGGTGGGCACCGCGCGCGTCTTCCACAAGGCGTCGCCGATGGTCGTCGGGCGCGTGGCGGTGCACCCCGAGTGTCAGCGGCAGGGGCTGGGCACGCAGGTGATGGAGGCGGTGCAGCGCTACCTTGGCGAGCGCCCCGCCGAGCTGCACGCCCAGGCGCATCTGGAGCGCTGGTACACGACTCTGGGCTGGGAGCGTTTCGGGGAGCCCTTTGTCGAGGCGGAGATTCCCCACGTGATGATGCGCTGGCCTTCGGGCCGCTCGCGTTAA
- a CDS encoding TatD family hydrolase — MDTPRLFDTHAHLDFPAIFENLDEILARGRELGLQRVVSIGASRGLGSNFRALEIARRYDFIRCTAGIHPHDAAMCTDEVFETIATELARLPEVVAIGESGLDYYYDKAPREVQIDVFRRFLELANEVEKPIVIHSRDAEEDTVRLLRETDTTGGILHCFTGSQKMADEVLERDFYVSFSGIVTFKSARNLLDVVKNVPLDRLLIETDSPYLAPVPYRGKSNQPGYVRHTAEVIAEARGIALNELAEATFENACRVYNWPAD, encoded by the coding sequence ATGGATACGCCCAGACTCTTTGATACCCACGCCCACCTGGACTTCCCGGCCATCTTCGAGAACCTCGACGAGATCCTTGCCAGGGGCCGCGAGCTGGGTCTTCAGCGGGTGGTCTCGATCGGGGCGAGCCGCGGGCTCGGCTCGAACTTCCGGGCGCTGGAGATCGCGCGCCGCTACGACTTCATCCGCTGCACCGCCGGCATCCACCCCCACGACGCGGCGATGTGCACCGACGAGGTCTTTGAGACCATCGCCACCGAGCTCGCGCGTCTTCCCGAGGTCGTGGCCATTGGCGAGAGCGGGCTGGATTATTATTACGACAAGGCCCCGCGCGAGGTGCAGATCGACGTCTTCCGACGCTTCCTGGAGCTCGCCAACGAGGTTGAAAAACCCATCGTCATTCACAGCCGCGACGCCGAGGAAGACACCGTGCGCCTGCTGCGCGAGACCGACACCACCGGCGGCATCCTGCACTGCTTCACCGGCTCGCAGAAGATGGCCGACGAGGTGCTGGAGCGCGACTTCTACGTCTCGTTTTCGGGGATTGTGACCTTTAAGAGCGCGCGCAACCTGCTCGACGTCGTCAAAAACGTCCCTCTGGATCGACTGCTCATCGAGACCGACTCGCCCTACCTGGCGCCGGTGCCCTACCGGGGCAAGAGCAACCAGCCGGGTTACGTGCGCCACACCGCCGAGGTGATCGCCGAGGCCCGCGGCATCGCGCTCAACGAGCTGGCCGAGGCCACCTTTGAGAACGCCTGCCGCGTCTACAACTGGCCGGCTGACTGA
- a CDS encoding trypsin-like peptidase domain-containing protein — protein sequence MRPLRLATRPFLGRLSAALCALLLLLSVGSTPAAAQGAERVLWTEGRGVRGVDHSPFVELVEEVGPAVVSVMVSYAPGTGPSHLRDLSSGPALAQGSGFVIHEEGYVLTNFHVIDNASSVDVRFSDRREMSAQVVGVDQPTDLALLKLEGHDGTLPVAPLGDSDALKVGEYVLAIGNPLGLNHSVSAGIVSALGRRNLPVEGREQQGDFIQTDAPINPGNSGGPLVSMTGEVIGINTAINRQGQGISFAIPINMVKTLLPQLQDRGFVERSWLGVRVQDLEPMLATSFRLESAAGALITEVVEMSPAAQAELQEGDVITRFAGRTILTSDDLPWYVSTTPAGSSVEVEIMRAGQLQNVEVQMQAIPDQERPSLPGAPASLPADPTSPRRFGVEVAPMTARLARQVRAPDERGVLVTGMSDDSPARQGGLRNRDVIVEVGTTSIDSQESFEQAVAELSAGDVVRLKIIRRGRSVYLAFER from the coding sequence ATGAGACCTCTGCGCCTGGCCACTCGTCCCTTCCTCGGCCGCCTGTCGGCCGCGCTCTGTGCGCTGCTCCTGCTGCTCAGCGTGGGCAGCACACCGGCGGCAGCCCAGGGCGCCGAGCGCGTGTTGTGGACCGAGGGTCGAGGTGTGCGCGGCGTGGACCACTCCCCCTTTGTGGAGCTTGTCGAAGAGGTGGGGCCGGCGGTGGTCAGCGTGATGGTGAGTTATGCGCCGGGCACCGGCCCCTCCCACCTGCGCGACTTAAGCTCGGGGCCGGCCCTGGCCCAGGGCTCCGGCTTTGTGATCCACGAAGAAGGTTACGTGTTGACCAACTTCCACGTGATCGACAACGCGTCGAGCGTCGATGTGCGTTTTAGCGATCGGCGCGAGATGTCGGCGCAGGTGGTGGGCGTGGACCAACCCACGGACCTCGCGCTCTTGAAGCTCGAAGGTCATGATGGGACGCTCCCGGTGGCCCCCCTGGGCGATAGCGACGCCTTGAAGGTGGGGGAGTACGTGCTGGCGATCGGCAACCCCCTGGGGCTCAACCATTCGGTGAGCGCGGGCATTGTCAGCGCGCTCGGGCGGCGAAACCTGCCGGTGGAGGGGCGCGAGCAGCAGGGTGACTTCATTCAGACCGACGCGCCCATCAACCCGGGCAACTCCGGCGGTCCGCTGGTGAGCATGACTGGCGAGGTGATTGGCATTAACACCGCCATCAACCGGCAGGGCCAGGGCATCAGCTTTGCGATTCCGATCAACATGGTGAAGACGCTGCTGCCGCAGCTTCAGGACCGCGGCTTTGTCGAGCGCAGCTGGCTGGGGGTGCGCGTGCAAGATTTAGAGCCGATGCTCGCGACGAGCTTCCGGCTGGAGAGCGCCGCCGGCGCGCTCATCACCGAGGTCGTTGAGATGAGCCCCGCCGCGCAAGCCGAGCTTCAAGAGGGCGATGTCATCACCCGCTTCGCCGGCCGCACCATTCTCACCAGCGATGATCTTCCCTGGTACGTCTCCACCACCCCGGCCGGAAGCAGCGTGGAGGTCGAGATCATGCGCGCCGGCCAGCTCCAGAATGTCGAGGTGCAGATGCAGGCCATCCCCGACCAGGAGCGCCCCAGCCTGCCCGGGGCGCCGGCGAGCCTGCCGGCCGACCCGACCAGCCCCAGACGCTTCGGGGTGGAGGTGGCCCCTATGACCGCGCGCCTGGCCCGCCAGGTGCGCGCGCCCGACGAGCGTGGCGTGCTCGTCACCGGCATGAGCGACGACTCGCCAGCGCGCCAGGGTGGCCTGCGTAACCGCGATGTGATTGTCGAGGTGGGCACCACCTCCATCGACTCCCAGGAGAGCTTTGAGCAGGCCGTCGCCGAGCTGAGTGCGGGCGATGTGGTGCGTCTCAAAATCATCCGCCGCGGTCGCTCGGTGTACCTGGCCTTTGAGCGATGA
- a CDS encoding fumarylacetoacetate hydrolase family protein: MKLATLRNGTRDGALVVVGKNNTVYTSASEIAPTMQAALDQWDEVEPKLRALAEKLERGDVESTPVDASKMMAPLPRAYEWIDGSAYINHIVLVRKARGAEPPETLETDPLVYQGGSGVLLGAHDPIEVPNVEWGADFEAEVGVILGDTPRGVKAADASKYIKLIVILNDVTFRNLIPAELAKSFGFFQSKPATAFAPFAVTPEELGDAWKEGRIHLPLNTYYNGEKFGDPEAGPEMHFSFNDLLQHLCKTRAYTAGTIVGSGTVSNEDRSRGSSCLAEKRMLEKIDTGEFTTPFMKPGDTVKIEMLDKSGNNIFGTIDQKVVDAD; this comes from the coding sequence ATGAAGCTGGCAACGCTACGCAACGGTACTCGTGATGGCGCGCTCGTGGTGGTGGGCAAAAACAACACGGTCTACACCTCGGCGTCCGAGATCGCCCCGACGATGCAGGCCGCGCTCGATCAGTGGGACGAGGTCGAGCCGAAGTTGCGCGCGCTGGCCGAGAAGCTCGAGCGTGGCGACGTGGAATCGACCCCGGTCGACGCCTCGAAGATGATGGCGCCGCTTCCCCGCGCCTACGAGTGGATCGATGGCTCGGCCTATATCAACCACATTGTGCTGGTGCGTAAGGCCCGCGGCGCCGAGCCGCCCGAGACCCTCGAGACCGACCCGCTCGTCTACCAGGGCGGCTCGGGCGTGTTGCTGGGCGCCCATGACCCCATCGAAGTCCCCAACGTCGAGTGGGGCGCCGATTTTGAGGCCGAGGTCGGCGTGATCCTCGGCGACACCCCCCGCGGTGTGAAGGCGGCCGACGCCTCGAAGTACATCAAGCTCATCGTCATCCTCAACGACGTGACCTTCCGAAACCTCATCCCGGCGGAGCTGGCCAAGTCCTTTGGCTTCTTCCAGTCCAAGCCGGCCACCGCCTTTGCGCCCTTCGCCGTCACCCCGGAAGAGCTCGGCGACGCCTGGAAGGAGGGGCGCATCCACCTGCCGCTCAACACCTACTACAACGGCGAAAAATTCGGCGATCCCGAAGCCGGCCCCGAGATGCACTTCTCGTTCAACGATCTTCTGCAGCACCTCTGCAAGACCCGCGCGTACACCGCCGGCACGATCGTGGGCAGCGGCACCGTCTCCAACGAAGACCGCAGCCGCGGCTCCTCCTGCCTTGCCGAAAAGCGCATGCTCGAGAAGATCGACACTGGCGAGTTCACCACGCCCTTTATGAAGCCCGGCGACACGGTGAAGATCGAGATGCTCGATAAGAGCGGCAACAACATCTTCGGCACCATCGACCAAAAAGTCGTCGACGCCGACTGA
- the holB gene encoding DNA polymerase III subunit delta' translates to MQAPSPRSPPLRKWSELLGNSRTRQVLTQAVTAGRMHHAYLFSGPTGVGKYTTALSFAASLNCLERSGEVLEDACGRCTACKRIEAGQHPDVLEIAPSGNFIKIDQIRAIQKAALSPPYEARYRAVIIDQAHAMTEEGANALLKTLEEPSARTLLFLITDQPHRLLDTIISRCQRLRFGALSDEEVARALPDVLEAPVDEALLKVAAGYGEGSLGRAYEVLESGMLEQREELLEAFLAVPADRANQWLETAERFGRGNSDLEAQLDVLIVYFRDLMLAGRADRGRVINADLMATIDKGVERFSLDATLRILDTLTEARGRLKRNVNAQLIVEGVLDQIRQPS, encoded by the coding sequence GTGCAGGCCCCCTCCCCCCGGAGCCCTCCTTTGCGTAAGTGGTCGGAACTTTTAGGAAATTCAAGAACGCGACAGGTCTTAACCCAGGCCGTCACCGCTGGCCGTATGCACCACGCCTACCTCTTCAGCGGCCCGACCGGTGTGGGCAAATACACCACCGCGCTGAGTTTTGCGGCCAGCCTCAACTGCCTGGAGCGCTCTGGCGAGGTTCTCGAAGACGCCTGCGGGCGCTGCACGGCCTGCAAACGCATTGAGGCAGGCCAGCATCCGGATGTGCTGGAGATCGCGCCGAGCGGCAACTTCATCAAGATCGACCAGATCCGCGCCATCCAGAAAGCCGCGCTCTCGCCGCCTTATGAGGCGCGCTACCGCGCGGTGATCATTGACCAGGCGCACGCCATGACCGAGGAGGGTGCCAACGCCCTGCTCAAGACGCTCGAAGAGCCCAGCGCGCGCACCCTGCTCTTTTTGATCACCGACCAACCTCATCGCCTGCTCGACACGATCATCAGCCGCTGTCAGCGTCTGCGTTTTGGCGCGCTCAGCGACGAGGAGGTCGCCCGGGCCCTGCCCGACGTGCTGGAAGCTCCGGTCGATGAGGCGCTGCTCAAAGTCGCTGCCGGCTACGGTGAAGGCAGCCTGGGTCGGGCCTACGAGGTCCTGGAGTCGGGCATGCTTGAGCAGCGCGAGGAGCTTCTGGAGGCATTTCTCGCGGTGCCTGCCGACCGCGCCAACCAGTGGCTGGAGACGGCCGAGCGCTTCGGGCGAGGCAACTCCGATCTGGAGGCCCAGCTCGATGTGCTCATCGTGTATTTTCGCGACCTGATGTTGGCCGGGCGCGCCGATCGAGGGCGCGTGATCAACGCCGACCTGATGGCCACCATCGACAAAGGCGTGGAGCGCTTCTCGCTCGATGCCACCCTACGCATCCTCGATACGCTGACCGAGGCCCGCGGGCGTCTTAAACGTAACGTCAACGCCCAGCTGATCGTCGAGGGTGTCCTCGACCAGATCCGTCAGCCCTCCTAA
- a CDS encoding HAD-IG family 5'-nucleotidase: MVNPPDSEQPLSLLQTLRKGHSPSLAPVHQVFCNRDLNLAEVEAVGFDMDYTLAHYHQDAIERLSVEKTLERLVLERGYPREILDLKVPTDFAIRGLVVDTVRGNIFKLDSHRFVGRVYHGFKELHGDDIIEYHTQAMSMTTSRYALVDTLFALPEAALYATLVDYLERTRPGQRHDWRRLYEDIRYSIDLAHRDDSIKDEIIANMEQYLTRNLDLAHTLQRLRSAGKKLFVLTNSYARFTEHVMSYLLDGLLPQLPRWQDYFDIVITGASKPGFFTDRQPFLRVDASEEVSGEEFGHFEPGQMYQGGNLIDFHRMTGFRPDRVLYVGDHIYGDIVRSKKSTAWRTAMVVQEIEGELLRTDELREERARLDAIEHELVRINEEIAFELGLARRLHELDVPDCDAEVQEAFAEIKRTQSQLRARRQAILQELWQVERQLEGEFNRYWGLLFKMGNENTILGEQIEVYACIYMSRVENLVHYSPMHYFRAPRQPMPHERS; the protein is encoded by the coding sequence TTGGTTAACCCCCCTGACTCCGAGCAGCCCCTCTCGCTGCTCCAGACCCTGCGCAAGGGTCATTCGCCTTCGCTCGCTCCGGTCCACCAGGTCTTTTGCAACCGCGACCTCAACCTGGCTGAGGTTGAGGCGGTGGGCTTTGATATGGACTACACCCTGGCGCATTACCACCAGGACGCCATCGAGCGCTTAAGCGTGGAAAAAACGCTGGAGCGGCTGGTGTTGGAGCGCGGCTACCCGCGCGAGATCCTCGATTTGAAGGTCCCCACCGACTTCGCCATCCGAGGGTTGGTCGTCGACACGGTGCGCGGAAACATCTTCAAGCTCGACAGCCACCGCTTTGTGGGGCGCGTCTACCACGGCTTTAAAGAGCTGCACGGCGACGACATCATCGAGTACCACACTCAGGCGATGAGCATGACGACCTCGCGCTACGCGCTCGTCGACACGCTCTTTGCGCTGCCGGAGGCCGCCCTCTACGCCACGCTCGTCGACTACCTGGAGCGCACGCGCCCCGGGCAGCGCCACGACTGGCGTCGCCTCTACGAAGACATCCGCTACAGCATTGACCTGGCCCACCGCGACGACTCCATCAAAGATGAGATCATCGCGAATATGGAGCAGTACCTCACCCGCAACCTGGACCTTGCCCACACGCTGCAGCGCCTGCGCAGCGCCGGCAAAAAGCTCTTCGTGCTCACCAACAGCTACGCCCGCTTCACCGAACACGTGATGAGCTACCTGCTCGACGGGCTGCTGCCGCAGCTTCCGCGCTGGCAGGACTACTTCGACATCGTGATCACAGGCGCGTCCAAGCCGGGCTTTTTCACCGACCGTCAGCCCTTTTTGCGCGTCGACGCCAGCGAAGAAGTCAGCGGGGAGGAGTTCGGCCATTTTGAGCCCGGGCAGATGTACCAGGGGGGCAACCTCATCGACTTTCATCGCATGACCGGGTTCCGCCCCGACCGCGTGCTTTATGTCGGCGACCATATCTACGGCGACATCGTGCGCAGCAAGAAGTCGACGGCCTGGCGCACCGCGATGGTGGTGCAGGAGATCGAGGGCGAGCTTTTGCGCACCGATGAGCTGCGCGAGGAGCGCGCGCGCCTCGACGCCATTGAGCATGAGCTGGTGCGTATCAACGAAGAGATCGCCTTTGAGCTCGGGCTCGCCCGTCGGCTCCACGAGCTCGATGTGCCCGATTGCGACGCCGAGGTGCAGGAGGCCTTCGCCGAGATCAAGCGCACCCAGAGCCAACTTCGTGCCCGTCGCCAGGCCATCCTCCAGGAGCTCTGGCAGGTCGAGCGCCAGCTGGAAGGGGAGTTTAATCGCTACTGGGGCTTACTCTTTAAGATGGGCAACGAGAACACCATCCTCGGCGAGCAGATCGAGGTGTACGCCTGCATCTATATGAGTCGCGTGGAGAACCTGGTGCATTACTCGCCGATGCACTACTTCCGCGCGCCGCGACAACCCATGCCCCACGAGCGATCATGA
- the metG gene encoding methionine--tRNA ligase — protein sequence MSNFYLTTPIYYVNGAPHIGHAYTTIIADAFARYRRQKGDEVFFLTGTDEHGLKIQRAAEDRGISPQQMVDENSARFRELFEQLRLTHDRFIRTTDADHKKTVAEMVARMKASGDIYLDKYEGWYAAADEAYYDESEIADGKAVATGASVEWVEEESYFFKLSKYAEPLLEWYRSNPNAITPSGRRNEVASFVEGGLRDLSISRTTFSWGIPMPEHPEHVLYVWVDALTNYITAVGAFDDTERFEAFWPADIHFIGKDILRFHAVYWPAFLMSAGLELPKQIVAHGWWTNDGIKMSKSLGNVIDAFELAERYDLDVLRYYLLREIPIGNDGNFSDARVVERNNAELADNIGNLVNRTFAMAGKFIGGSVPAPRDITESEDVALRDAAYAARDAIDKAFEDRELHRALEHLMAFSSEVNNYIQRTQPWALNKAGNTERLEQTLYNALESIRWIALLAAPFTPDASRKILAGFGQTTEAHLSFDTLKTWANLPAGTPLEAPGVLFEKLEAPVEEEENSEKSAPQDQKSAKKAKKDEKKVEKSKKSDDSESTGLIEFGDFTKVEIRVGEVLTAEKVEGADKLLKLSANVGEETPRTIVAGIAKSFAPEELVGLRVAMVTNLKPAKLFGIKSEAMILAAKTTDGKLALARYDERVEVGTRIS from the coding sequence ATGTCGAATTTCTACCTGACCACGCCCATCTATTACGTCAACGGCGCGCCGCATATCGGCCACGCCTACACCACGATCATCGCCGACGCCTTTGCGCGTTACCGCCGCCAGAAAGGCGACGAGGTCTTCTTTCTGACCGGCACCGACGAGCACGGACTTAAGATCCAGCGCGCCGCCGAAGATCGCGGCATCAGCCCCCAGCAGATGGTCGACGAGAACTCCGCGCGCTTTCGCGAGCTCTTTGAGCAGCTGCGCCTCACCCACGACCGCTTCATCCGCACCACCGACGCCGACCACAAGAAGACGGTCGCCGAGATGGTCGCACGTATGAAGGCCTCCGGCGACATCTACCTCGACAAGTACGAGGGCTGGTACGCCGCGGCCGACGAGGCCTACTACGACGAGTCGGAGATCGCCGACGGCAAAGCCGTCGCCACCGGCGCCTCGGTGGAGTGGGTCGAAGAAGAGAGCTACTTCTTTAAGTTGAGCAAATACGCCGAGCCCCTGCTCGAGTGGTACCGCTCCAACCCGAACGCCATCACCCCTTCGGGGCGCCGCAATGAGGTGGCGTCTTTTGTGGAGGGCGGGCTTCGCGATCTTTCGATCAGCCGCACGACCTTCTCCTGGGGCATCCCCATGCCGGAGCACCCCGAGCATGTGCTCTACGTGTGGGTCGACGCGCTGACCAACTACATCACCGCGGTGGGCGCCTTTGATGACACCGAGCGTTTTGAGGCCTTCTGGCCGGCCGACATCCACTTTATCGGCAAAGACATCCTGCGCTTTCATGCGGTGTACTGGCCGGCGTTTTTGATGAGCGCGGGCCTTGAGCTGCCAAAACAGATCGTGGCCCACGGTTGGTGGACCAACGACGGCATCAAGATGAGCAAGAGCCTGGGCAACGTCATCGACGCCTTTGAGCTGGCCGAGCGCTACGACCTCGATGTGCTGCGCTACTACCTCCTGCGCGAAATCCCGATTGGCAACGACGGCAACTTCAGCGACGCGCGTGTGGTGGAGCGCAACAACGCGGAGCTTGCCGACAACATCGGCAACCTCGTCAACCGCACCTTCGCGATGGCCGGCAAGTTCATCGGCGGCAGCGTCCCGGCGCCGCGCGACATCACCGAGTCGGAAGATGTGGCGCTGCGCGACGCGGCCTATGCAGCGCGCGACGCCATCGACAAAGCCTTTGAAGATCGCGAGCTGCACCGCGCGCTTGAGCACCTGATGGCCTTCTCCAGTGAGGTCAACAACTACATCCAGCGCACCCAGCCCTGGGCGCTCAACAAGGCTGGCAACACCGAGCGTCTGGAGCAGACCCTCTACAACGCGCTGGAGTCGATCCGCTGGATCGCGCTTCTGGCTGCGCCCTTCACCCCGGACGCCTCGCGTAAGATCCTGGCCGGATTCGGTCAGACCACCGAGGCGCACCTGAGCTTTGATACCTTGAAGACCTGGGCGAACCTCCCCGCCGGCACCCCTCTTGAAGCTCCGGGCGTGCTCTTCGAGAAGCTCGAAGCGCCGGTCGAAGAGGAGGAAAACAGCGAGAAAAGTGCCCCGCAGGATCAAAAATCGGCCAAAAAGGCCAAAAAAGACGAAAAAAAGGTGGAAAAGAGCAAGAAAAGCGACGACAGCGAAAGCACCGGCCTGATCGAGTTTGGCGACTTCACCAAAGTGGAGATTCGCGTCGGCGAGGTCCTCACAGCGGAGAAGGTCGAGGGTGCGGATAAGTTGTTGAAGCTCAGCGCCAACGTCGGCGAAGAGACCCCGCGCACCATTGTGGCGGGCATCGCCAAATCCTTTGCGCCGGAAGAGCTCGTGGGGCTGCGCGTGGCGATGGTCACCAACCTCAAGCCCGCCAAACTCTTTGGCATCAAGAGCGAGGCGATGATCCTGGCGGCGAAGACCACCGACGGCAAACTCGCGCTGGCGCGTTACGACGAGCGCGTTGAGGTGGGCACGCGCATCAGCTAA